Proteins found in one Clostridium kluyveri DSM 555 genomic segment:
- a CDS encoding U32 family peptidase: protein MKKIELLAPAGNIESLYAAVQAGANAVYLGGDRFSARAYAHNFDDDSMRGAVKYCHLYNVKIYVTMNTIMKEEELNKACEYAKFLYDIGVDALIIQDIGFFHILKENIPDFEIHASTQMTVHNGEAALFLSNMGFKRIVLSRELSLKEIRHISKELGIETEIFIHGALCVCYSGQCLMSSVIGGRSGNRGRCAQPCRLPYKIVNKKESTEKSGYLLSPKDMCTIEDMHEIIESGASSLKIEGRMKRPEYVAGVVTEYKNAIENFYDNFSSLRNDICINRDTQKKLLQLFNREGFSKAYLYGNTGKDMMAYSFPKNTGIKIGRAENDKTIFLCEDISLNDGVRAGNEGFTVSKIIKHEQEVNRAYKGERVKIIPAKYNSGSIIYKTSDFEQLTQLQNIYNNPYGKKFGLNLKVEFQKGKPIVLCTNFKGKDFKVEGEKVLEALKQPLSKDRICKSINKTGDNIFQFDNIEFESFEEGFLPISDINQIRRKLLNQIEKYILSIDRKNNGLNSIFLKRKFNEICLPEKMVVVNSSEQLEAALEMEFNHICINPFQRNEDINLGSIKVDKIYIKIPNIIRMEFDYIEEFINKNLSRIRGIVTGNLGIISKFSNKIQIFGDYKLNITNNYALEVYNTFTNGNCLSVELNRNEIKKFISNSNFRSQILVYGKIEAMVSEYCAIGSIFGGKSSCKNCNKVCEEGDFLLVDRKKKGFTVKTDKFCRSYIYNTVPVNLISNIKDLRNMGINSFRVDFIDENYKRTKEILKYFKEEQFKGDFSKFTRSHYRNGVE, encoded by the coding sequence ATGAAAAAAATAGAGTTGTTAGCTCCTGCGGGAAATATAGAAAGCTTATATGCTGCGGTTCAAGCAGGAGCAAATGCAGTTTATTTAGGGGGAGATAGATTTTCTGCCAGGGCTTATGCTCATAATTTTGATGATGATTCTATGAGAGGTGCAGTGAAATATTGTCATCTATATAATGTAAAAATCTATGTAACCATGAACACCATAATGAAAGAAGAAGAATTGAACAAAGCTTGTGAGTATGCAAAATTTTTATATGATATAGGAGTAGATGCTCTTATAATACAGGATATTGGCTTTTTTCATATACTGAAGGAGAATATACCGGACTTTGAAATCCATGCTTCTACTCAGATGACAGTACATAATGGAGAGGCTGCACTTTTTTTAAGTAATATGGGATTTAAGAGAATAGTGCTTTCAAGAGAACTCTCTTTAAAGGAGATAAGACATATATCTAAAGAACTTGGAATAGAGACGGAAATATTTATACACGGTGCCCTTTGTGTATGTTATTCAGGACAGTGTCTTATGAGTAGTGTTATTGGTGGAAGAAGCGGAAATAGAGGAAGGTGTGCCCAACCCTGTAGACTTCCCTATAAAATAGTAAATAAAAAAGAAAGTACTGAAAAAAGTGGATATCTTTTAAGTCCCAAGGATATGTGTACTATTGAAGATATGCATGAAATAATAGAAAGTGGTGCATCCTCCTTAAAAATTGAAGGAAGAATGAAAAGGCCTGAATATGTAGCTGGAGTTGTGACAGAATATAAAAATGCAATTGAAAATTTTTATGATAATTTTTCTTCCCTGCGTAATGATATATGTATAAACAGGGATACACAAAAAAAACTTTTACAATTATTCAATAGAGAAGGTTTTTCCAAGGCTTATCTATATGGGAATACGGGAAAAGACATGATGGCATATTCCTTTCCTAAAAATACTGGAATTAAAATAGGAAGGGCAGAAAATGATAAAACTATTTTTTTATGTGAAGATATATCTTTAAATGATGGAGTGAGAGCTGGAAATGAAGGTTTTACTGTTTCCAAGATAATTAAACATGAGCAGGAAGTAAATAGAGCTTATAAAGGGGAAAGGGTAAAAATTATACCGGCTAAATATAATAGTGGAAGTATAATATATAAAACTTCCGATTTTGAACAGCTAACACAATTACAAAATATATATAATAATCCCTATGGGAAAAAATTTGGTCTGAATTTGAAAGTAGAATTTCAGAAGGGAAAACCTATTGTACTCTGTACTAATTTTAAGGGCAAAGATTTTAAAGTAGAGGGAGAAAAGGTTTTAGAAGCACTAAAACAACCTCTGAGTAAAGATAGAATATGTAAAAGTATAAATAAAACAGGAGATAACATATTTCAATTTGATAATATAGAATTTGAAAGTTTTGAGGAAGGGTTTTTACCTATATCGGATATAAATCAAATTAGAAGAAAACTTTTAAATCAGATTGAAAAATATATATTAAGTATAGATAGAAAAAATAATGGCTTAAATAGTATATTTTTAAAAAGAAAATTTAATGAAATTTGTCTTCCTGAAAAAATGGTAGTTGTAAATAGCAGTGAGCAGCTAGAAGCCGCCCTTGAAATGGAGTTTAATCATATATGCATAAATCCATTTCAAAGAAATGAAGACATTAATTTAGGAAGTATTAAAGTTGATAAAATATATATTAAAATACCTAATATAATAAGAATGGAATTTGATTATATAGAAGAATTTATAAATAAAAATTTAAGTAGAATACGGGGAATAGTTACAGGGAATCTAGGTATAATAAGTAAATTTTCTAATAAAATACAGATTTTTGGCGATTATAAATTGAATATAACAAATAATTATGCTTTGGAGGTTTATAACACGTTTACCAATGGAAATTGCTTGAGTGTGGAATTAAATAGAAATGAGATAAAAAAATTTATTTCAAATAGTAATTTTAGAAGCCAGATACTAGTATATGGAAAAATAGAGGCTATGGTTAGTGAATACTGCGCTATAGGAAGTATTTTTGGAGGCAAATCTAGTTGTAAAAATTGTAATAAAGTCTGTGAAGAAGGAGACTTCTTACTTGTAGACAGGAAGAAAAAAGGATTTACAGTAAAAACAGATAAATTCTGCAGAAGTTACATATACAATACAGTACCTGTTAATTTAATTTCAAATATAAAAGATTTAAGAAATATGGGTATCAATTCTTTTAGAGTCGATTTTATTGACGAAAATTATAAAAGGACAAAGGAAATACTAAAATATTTTAAAGAAGAACAGTTTAAAGGCGATTTTAGTAAATTTACAAGATCACATTATAGAAATGGAGTAGAATAG
- a CDS encoding CsxC family protein — translation MENTNFSCDSTCNARIINADTLVPATNYPWPQGEYKVPKVLAELVIQIDSESKIRLNEPSYEIKRIEKQIFLTQCRYIAPTNKVFIEGYIRKNIEYAVRECTTESGIGGSIKDTTVHVPFKAYTEVKFENFPKVSPNLPPRVARYFDNKRKGKNIREADRSNIEIFNEPIFCELEWSAVFDADIDDRGIPIEGFINEEEFEEFTDKSVVYLCLKLLQKQQVSYLDGSNNCARNTSKQGVKRQVRKSYPTLDSDWNFPIDELKQKK, via the coding sequence ATGGAAAACACTAACTTTTCTTGTGATTCTACCTGTAATGCTAGAATTATAAATGCAGATACACTTGTGCCTGCTACTAATTATCCATGGCCACAAGGAGAATACAAAGTTCCAAAAGTTCTTGCAGAACTTGTGATTCAAATAGATTCAGAGTCAAAAATAAGACTAAATGAGCCTTCTTATGAAATAAAGAGAATAGAAAAGCAGATATTCTTAACTCAATGCAGATATATTGCACCAACTAATAAAGTATTTATCGAAGGTTATATAAGAAAAAATATAGAATATGCTGTAAGAGAATGTACTACTGAATCAGGAATAGGGGGAAGTATTAAAGATACTACTGTTCACGTTCCATTCAAAGCTTATACTGAAGTGAAATTTGAAAATTTCCCAAAGGTTTCTCCAAACCTTCCTCCTAGAGTAGCTAGGTATTTTGATAATAAAAGAAAAGGAAAAAATATAAGAGAAGCAGATAGATCCAATATTGAAATTTTTAATGAACCTATTTTTTGTGAACTAGAATGGTCTGCAGTTTTTGATGCAGATATTGATGACAGAGGTATTCCAATTGAAGGATTTATCAATGAAGAGGAATTTGAAGAATTTACTGACAAATCAGTTGTATATTTATGCTTGAAACTATTACAGAAACAACAAGTTTCATACTTGGATGGTTCTAACAACTGTGCTAGAAATACTTCCAAGCAGGGTGTTAAAAGACAAGTTAGAAAATCATACCCTACATTGGATTCAGACTGGAATTTTCCAATTGATGAATTAAAGCAAAAAAAATAA